A DNA window from Dehalococcoidales bacterium contains the following coding sequences:
- a CDS encoding cation:proton antiporter, with protein MTTDLALAIGVMIVVGFFGGKLAKKLKLPRITGYIVVGLLLSPSALNLVPRATIESLNIVTSVALGIIAYAIGGSLRLGSIRRLGRSIAWITMVQALAAWLIVTLVVVLLAPLILNVPQATVLRFYFPMAFIIGAIACATDPATILAVTREYRAKGPLTTTLLALVAIDDAVAVIAFAIAVGVAQPLVSGIGGASFYQMLGVPFLGVIESVGIGTAFGFALVYITRLTKTRALLLMAVLGIITLCTGVANMLGVSLIMANMAVGFVVTNRMAEDEPFIVVEGVDELVFAVFFVLAGMHFDFDVMKVVGVMVLLIFATRFAGKYYGARIGAGISHAEETVKKYAGFALLPQAGVAMGLALLARNAFPAFGDIILNATLAVVIINQLISPPMVKHAIFKAGEAAGMGKPVPDT; from the coding sequence GTGACCACAGATTTGGCGTTAGCGATAGGGGTGATGATAGTCGTCGGTTTTTTCGGCGGGAAGTTGGCCAAAAAGCTTAAACTCCCCAGGATTACCGGCTATATTGTCGTCGGTCTCTTGCTGAGTCCCTCCGCCCTGAATCTTGTACCGAGGGCTACGATAGAGAGCCTGAATATAGTTACCTCTGTTGCGCTGGGAATTATTGCCTATGCGATTGGTGGCAGTCTACGCCTGGGGTCTATTCGGAGGCTGGGTAGAAGCATTGCCTGGATAACGATGGTGCAGGCTTTAGCCGCCTGGCTCATCGTTACTCTGGTAGTGGTCTTGCTGGCCCCTCTCATCTTGAATGTCCCTCAAGCAACCGTTCTGCGTTTTTACTTCCCGATGGCTTTTATCATTGGGGCGATAGCATGTGCTACGGACCCGGCAACGATTCTGGCGGTAACGCGTGAGTACAGGGCGAAAGGGCCATTAACGACGACGCTCTTGGCCTTGGTGGCAATTGATGATGCCGTTGCTGTTATTGCTTTTGCCATTGCTGTCGGGGTGGCACAGCCGCTAGTGAGCGGCATCGGTGGCGCTTCTTTCTATCAGATGTTGGGGGTTCCTTTTCTGGGGGTAATCGAGTCTGTCGGAATAGGTACTGCCTTCGGCTTCGCTTTGGTTTACATAACCAGACTGACAAAAACACGTGCCCTGCTGTTGATGGCAGTTTTAGGGATTATTACGCTATGCACCGGGGTCGCCAATATGCTGGGTGTTTCTTTGATTATGGCGAATATGGCTGTCGGCTTTGTCGTGACCAATAGGATGGCAGAGGATGAGCCATTTATTGTGGTTGAGGGTGTTGATGAACTGGTCTTTGCTGTATTTTTCGTACTGGCGGGAATGCACTTCGATTTTGACGTCATGAAAGTTGTCGGCGTTATGGTGTTATTGATATTTGCTACCAGATTTGCTGGCAAATACTACGGGGCGAGGATTGGTGCCGGAATCTCTCATGCTGAAGAAACGGTGAAAAAGTATGCCGGATTCGCCCTGCTGCCCCAGGCCGGCGTTGCCATGGGACTGGCGCTCCTGGCGCGAAATGCGTTTCCCGCCTTTGGTGACATTATTTTGAATGCCACTCTTGCTGTTGTCATCATTAATCAGCTGATTTCACCGCCTATGGTGAAGCACGCTATCTTCAAGGCCGGTGAAGCAGCCGGCATGGGTAAACCGGTGCCTGATACTTAA
- a CDS encoding NIL domain-containing protein translates to MTVSRKIVLHFPKRLVDQPMISRLVKHYDLDFNILKASVTPDKEGLLVLELKGKQEDYEKGVRYLTETGVTVQSLSQNVTRNEERCTHCGACITICPSGAFELDPISRIVSFHDKKCLACGLCLKACPPRAMELHF, encoded by the coding sequence ATGACGGTATCGAGAAAAATAGTCTTACACTTTCCGAAACGACTGGTAGACCAGCCGATGATAAGCCGGCTGGTCAAGCATTACGACCTTGATTTCAACATCTTGAAGGCATCAGTTACCCCCGATAAAGAGGGCCTGCTGGTACTGGAGCTCAAAGGGAAGCAGGAAGACTATGAAAAAGGCGTCAGGTATCTAACCGAAACCGGCGTCACGGTGCAATCGCTCAGCCAGAATGTTACTCGCAATGAGGAAAGGTGCACTCACTGCGGCGCCTGCATAACTATCTGTCCCTCCGGTGCCTTCGAGCTTGACCCGATCAGCAGGATAGTTAGTTTTCACGACAAGAAATGCCTGGCTTGCGGACTTTGCTTGAAGGCCTGCCCCCCGAGAGCTATGGAACTCCACTTCTAG
- a CDS encoding homoserine dehydrogenase — protein MMERDCVGVGILGLGVIAGQVARVLRDKSEILAGRVGCPLVLRKVKVLPDDLSRPQVKEMGAHLFTTDDEEFFTSPGIDIVVEAIGGEHPALEYLTRALGDGKHVVTSNKEVIAKHGAELLKLADQNGVVLRYEASVGGGIPLISRFRYDLVANRIEGIYAIINGTTNYILTRMAGEGADFSSVLARAQDLGYAEANPENDIEGIDAAYKLAILTSLAFHTEVRPEDIYHEGISRLSSRDFQYARELGFAIKLLAIAKESDGVVEVRVHPVFIPEDSLLAKVNGVYNAVLVEGDLVDKVLFFGQGAGPLPTSSAVIADVVSAAQDVLRGISGGVRWELGPGKVIKPMSGIETSYYLRLNIADRPGILAQIAKALGDRQISISSAIQKLADRVAQTAEIVIITYPALEKSMQSALGELGQLSGVKEVSNLVRVEAL, from the coding sequence ATGATGGAAAGGGATTGCGTCGGGGTTGGTATACTGGGGCTGGGGGTGATTGCCGGACAGGTTGCCCGTGTTCTGCGTGACAAGTCAGAAATCCTGGCCGGTCGGGTCGGTTGCCCGCTTGTCTTACGAAAGGTAAAGGTTCTGCCTGATGACTTGAGCCGGCCGCAGGTAAAGGAGATGGGGGCTCATCTCTTTACCACCGATGATGAAGAGTTTTTTACCTCACCCGGGATAGATATAGTTGTCGAAGCCATCGGGGGTGAGCATCCGGCCCTGGAATATTTGACCCGGGCGCTTGGTGATGGTAAGCATGTTGTTACCTCCAACAAAGAAGTTATTGCCAAGCATGGGGCTGAGCTTCTGAAACTGGCAGACCAGAATGGGGTGGTGCTGCGTTATGAAGCTAGTGTTGGTGGGGGTATCCCCCTGATTTCCCGTTTCCGGTATGATCTGGTGGCTAACCGGATAGAAGGTATCTATGCGATTATCAACGGGACGACCAACTATATTCTGACTCGAATGGCTGGAGAGGGCGCGGACTTTTCTTCGGTTCTGGCCAGGGCTCAGGATTTGGGTTATGCCGAAGCTAATCCGGAGAATGATATAGAGGGGATAGACGCTGCCTATAAACTGGCTATTCTGACCTCGCTGGCGTTCCACACCGAGGTCAGACCGGAGGATATCTATCACGAAGGGATTTCACGATTATCCAGCCGTGATTTCCAGTATGCCCGGGAGCTTGGTTTCGCTATCAAGCTGCTGGCCATTGCTAAAGAGAGTGATGGAGTGGTTGAGGTCCGGGTGCATCCGGTCTTTATACCGGAAGACTCTCTTCTGGCTAAGGTCAATGGTGTCTATAATGCCGTTCTGGTTGAGGGGGATCTGGTTGATAAAGTCCTCTTCTTCGGTCAAGGCGCGGGTCCACTGCCTACCTCCAGCGCTGTAATAGCTGATGTTGTCTCGGCGGCGCAGGATGTCCTGCGTGGTATTAGCGGCGGAGTCAGGTGGGAGTTGGGGCCCGGCAAGGTGATCAAACCCATGTCTGGCATTGAAACCAGCTACTATCTCCGTCTCAACATTGCCGATCGGCCTGGTATCCTGGCTCAGATTGCCAAGGCCCTGGGTGACCGTCAGATCAGTATTTCCTCTGCCATCCAGAAGCTGGCTGACCGGGTGGCTCAGACCGCTGAAATTGTTATCATTACCTATCCTGCCCTGGAAAAATCGATGCAGTCGGCGCTGGGAGAATTAGGCCAGCTATCCGGGGTAAAGGAAGTAAGCAACTTAGTTCGGGTGGAGGCTTTATAA
- the folE gene encoding GTP cyclohydrolase I FolE, which yields MFDSDKIQAAVASIIEAIGEDPQREGLVGTPRRVAEMYAELFKGMGVDPREVLSVSFGEGHREMIILKDIPFYSMCEHHLLPFYGLAHIGYIPNNEGSVVGASKLARVVEIVAQRLQLQERMTSQIADAIADGINAKGVAVVLQAEHMCMVMRGIKKPGSNMVTSGLRGIFRTDPKTRAEFFSLIRSKSPID from the coding sequence GTGTTTGACTCGGATAAAATTCAGGCGGCGGTAGCTTCCATTATTGAGGCTATCGGAGAGGACCCGCAGCGTGAGGGCTTGGTGGGTACTCCCCGCCGTGTCGCTGAGATGTATGCCGAGCTATTCAAGGGGATGGGTGTGGATCCCAGGGAAGTGCTCTCGGTAAGCTTCGGAGAGGGACACCGTGAAATGATCATCCTCAAGGACATCCCGTTCTATTCTATGTGTGAGCATCACCTGCTGCCCTTTTACGGACTGGCTCATATCGGCTATATCCCTAATAACGAAGGAAGCGTAGTCGGTGCCAGTAAACTGGCCAGAGTAGTCGAGATTGTAGCCCAGCGCCTGCAGCTTCAGGAGAGGATGACCTCTCAGATTGCCGATGCTATTGCCGATGGGATCAATGCCAAGGGAGTGGCTGTGGTCCTCCAGGCAGAGCATATGTGTATGGTTATGCGTGGCATCAAGAAACCGGGCAGCAATATGGTCACCTCGGGTTTGCGGGGTATATTCCGTACTGACCCCAAGACCAGGGCCGAGTTTTTTTCGCTGATTCGAAGTAAGTCTCCTATCGATTAG
- the thrC gene encoding threonine synthase codes for MKNGVLARYRDYLPVTPDTPLFSLGEGDTPLVRCPSLERETGCGELYFKLEGCQPTGSFKDRGMVVAVAKAMEAGSRAVMCASTGNTSASAAAYAAYLGIEAIIVVPEGKITMGKLAQAVVYGAKIVAIEGNFDQALTIVRSLTDRHPVTLVNSVNPNRIEGQKTAAFEIVDNLGAAPDYLFIPVGNAGNITAYWKGFMEYFGLGKAKAKPRMMGFQAEGAAPIVRGYPVKEPQTVATAIRIGNPASWQKAVAARDESGGTIDMVSDDEILAAYRLMAAKGGIFGEPASAAPLAGLIKLSRCGMDFSQKRVVCVVTGSGLKDPDNALKSAEPFLKLPADLAAVERALGWG; via the coding sequence ATGAAAAACGGAGTGCTAGCCAGATATAGAGACTATCTACCGGTTACCCCTGATACGCCGCTTTTCTCGTTAGGCGAGGGAGATACCCCGCTGGTCAGGTGCCCGTCTCTTGAGAGAGAGACTGGCTGTGGGGAACTCTATTTTAAGCTGGAGGGGTGTCAGCCTACCGGTTCCTTTAAGGACCGGGGTATGGTTGTCGCGGTGGCCAAGGCGATGGAGGCCGGCAGCCGGGCCGTAATGTGCGCCTCTACCGGTAACACCAGCGCCTCAGCGGCGGCCTATGCTGCCTATCTCGGGATTGAGGCTATTATTGTGGTACCCGAGGGTAAAATCACGATGGGTAAGCTGGCTCAGGCTGTCGTCTACGGAGCCAAGATAGTTGCTATTGAGGGAAATTTTGACCAGGCCCTGACTATCGTAAGGAGTCTGACCGACAGGCATCCGGTTACCCTGGTGAACTCGGTTAATCCCAACCGTATCGAGGGCCAGAAAACGGCTGCCTTCGAGATTGTTGATAACCTGGGGGCTGCGCCGGACTACCTCTTTATCCCGGTGGGGAATGCCGGGAATATTACCGCCTACTGGAAAGGTTTTATGGAATACTTCGGGTTGGGTAAGGCGAAGGCTAAGCCCAGGATGATGGGTTTTCAGGCTGAAGGTGCTGCCCCTATTGTCCGGGGATATCCTGTTAAGGAGCCGCAGACCGTCGCTACCGCGATACGAATCGGTAATCCGGCGAGTTGGCAAAAGGCGGTGGCGGCTCGTGATGAGTCCGGGGGAACTATTGATATGGTCAGCGACGATGAAATCCTGGCGGCTTACCGGCTTATGGCGGCTAAAGGGGGTATATTTGGTGAGCCGGCTTCGGCAGCTCCACTGGCCGGTCTAATCAAGCTCTCTCGTTGTGGGATGGACTTTTCGCAGAAGAGGGTGGTCTGTGTGGTGACCGGTAGCGGCCTTAAGGACCCTGATAATGCACTGAAAAGCGCAGAGCCCTTCCTTAAGCTGCCGGCTGACTTGGCTGCTGTGGAACGGGCTTTGGGTTGGGGCTAA
- a CDS encoding CHASE4 domain-containing protein: protein MTLRKKTIVLIAVTFGCLIATIYAISQNVLLRSYARLEQEAIHTNVERLKSALDKEISSIDAVNQDWAAWDDTYEFIEDNNDAYIESNLIDGTFVTLELNLMVFINSANQVILAKAFDLENEEEVPLPESFQEHLYPDSLLLHHPDTESNVEGVLTLSELPMLISSRPILTSGDEGPIRGTLIMGRYLDTSKIEELAGLTRLSIDINLFDNSLLPTDLEEVKPSLQTGTPIVIEPLDGERAAGYASVDDIYDNPSLILKINVPRDIHREGQNTINYFMVVLAIAGGVLALVILLFLHRSVLSRLLRFDREIDQIRAANDLLGHVSVTGSDELSHLKNNFNKTLEALRASEEKYRELVETASEIISTTDMEGNFVFTNPAFRKHLGFSPEEVSKINAFELVHPEDLERVRKEFTQLESGKGMRNLEYRCRAKDGSYVDLLNNASPLFDSHGNVSAVVTVTSNITAQKKAEAEKREMERKAQVTSRLASVGEMASGIAHEINNPLTSVIGFSELLMEKDLPEDLREDVEIINNSAERVADIVKRLLTFARQRKPVRTCTGINEIIESTLALRKYALETSNIEVITLLDNELPWTVADASQLQQVFLNIIVNAETEMKKAHGRGRLTIRTEQAGDRIRISFADDGLGIAGENLERIFDPFFTTKEVGEGTGLGLSLSRGIVAEHNGELYAESEEGKGATFFVDLPIVAEEDGKIEETEAVEEAGKAVEGLILVVDDEPAILAFLKKVLGGEGYDVATAGSGREALEMIKEQGYDLIICDIKMPGLSGTELYDELGKTAPSLQKRAIFTTGDMISSDAREFLKATGATCVPKPFDTAGLKKEINQILDNRSRGYDSDQGNYSQYQR, encoded by the coding sequence ATGACACTCCGTAAGAAGACGATAGTTCTCATTGCAGTTACATTCGGCTGTCTGATCGCTACTATATATGCAATCTCTCAAAACGTCCTGCTGCGGAGTTACGCTCGGTTGGAGCAGGAGGCAATCCATACCAATGTGGAGCGTCTCAAGAGTGCCCTGGACAAAGAAATATCTTCGATAGATGCCGTCAATCAGGACTGGGCAGCATGGGATGATACCTATGAGTTCATCGAGGATAATAACGATGCCTATATTGAGTCAAATCTAATCGACGGGACATTCGTAACACTAGAGCTTAATCTTATGGTGTTTATCAACTCCGCCAACCAGGTAATCCTTGCTAAGGCCTTCGATTTGGAAAACGAAGAGGAAGTACCTCTCCCGGAGAGTTTTCAAGAACATCTTTACCCTGACAGCCTCCTTCTGCATCATCCTGATACAGAGAGTAACGTAGAAGGGGTGCTTACCCTTTCCGAACTCCCTATGCTCATCAGTTCACGGCCCATACTGACCAGTGGAGATGAAGGGCCTATTCGTGGAACACTTATTATGGGACGCTACTTAGACACTTCCAAAATCGAGGAGCTAGCCGGGTTAACACGATTGTCCATCGATATCAATCTGTTTGACAATTCGCTATTGCCGACCGACCTCGAAGAAGTGAAGCCATCTTTACAGACAGGCACGCCGATCGTTATTGAACCCTTGGACGGTGAGCGTGCTGCTGGATACGCTTCTGTTGACGATATTTATGACAACCCAAGCCTCATCCTAAAGATAAACGTACCAAGGGATATTCACAGGGAGGGACAGAATACCATCAATTATTTTATGGTGGTACTTGCTATCGCAGGGGGGGTGCTTGCACTGGTAATCCTACTATTTTTGCACAGATCGGTCCTGTCCCGGTTACTACGTTTTGACCGAGAGATTGATCAAATCAGAGCAGCAAATGACCTGTTAGGTCACGTTTCTGTGACGGGTAGTGACGAATTATCACACCTGAAGAACAATTTCAATAAGACCCTGGAAGCACTGAGGGCGTCGGAGGAAAAGTACAGAGAGCTAGTGGAGACTGCTTCCGAGATTATATCCACAACGGATATGGAAGGGAACTTTGTCTTTACCAATCCGGCATTCAGAAAACACCTAGGCTTCTCACCTGAAGAGGTAAGTAAAATAAACGCATTCGAATTAGTCCACCCGGAAGATTTAGAACGTGTGAGAAAAGAATTTACCCAGTTAGAGTCAGGCAAAGGGATGAGAAACCTGGAATATAGATGTCGGGCTAAAGACGGCTCTTATGTTGACTTACTGAATAATGCCTCGCCATTATTTGATTCCCATGGGAATGTGTCTGCTGTCGTTACTGTTACCAGCAATATCACCGCGCAGAAAAAGGCTGAGGCAGAGAAGCGGGAGATGGAGAGGAAGGCCCAGGTAACCAGCCGCTTGGCATCGGTGGGCGAGATGGCCTCCGGCATCGCCCACGAGATAAACAATCCCCTAACCAGCGTGATCGGCTTCTCCGAGTTGCTGATGGAGAAGGACCTGCCCGAAGACTTAAGGGAAGACGTTGAGATTATCAATAACAGCGCCGAGAGGGTAGCCGACATCGTGAAGAGACTGCTTACCTTCGCCCGCCAGCGCAAGCCGGTACGGACCTGTACCGGAATCAACGAGATAATCGAAAGCACCCTAGCGCTGCGCAAGTACGCCCTGGAGACCTCCAACATCGAGGTGATTACCCTGCTCGATAACGAACTGCCCTGGACGGTGGCCGATGCCAGCCAGCTCCAGCAGGTATTCCTCAACATCATCGTCAACGCCGAGACGGAGATGAAGAAGGCCCACGGCAGGGGCAGGCTTACCATCAGGACAGAGCAGGCCGGCGACAGGATACGGATATCGTTTGCCGATGACGGGCTCGGCATAGCCGGGGAGAACCTGGAGAGGATATTCGATCCCTTCTTCACCACTAAGGAGGTGGGAGAAGGGACCGGCCTGGGCCTGAGCCTATCCCGGGGCATCGTCGCCGAGCATAACGGTGAGTTGTATGCCGAGAGCGAGGAGGGCAAGGGGGCTACCTTCTTCGTCGATCTGCCCATCGTAGCGGAGGAGGATGGGAAGATAGAAGAGACGGAGGCAGTCGAGGAGGCCGGGAAGGCCGTCGAGGGCCTGATACTGGTGGTGGATGACGAGCCGGCCATACTGGCGTTCCTGAAGAAGGTGCTCGGTGGCGAGGGTTATGATGTGGCGACGGCAGGCAGCGGCAGAGAGGCCCTCGAGATGATTAAGGAGCAGGGTTACGACCTTATCATCTGTGATATCAAAATGCCCGGCTTAAGCGGCACCGAACTGTATGATGAGCTGGGGAAGACAGCCCCTTCCCTGCAGAAGAGGGCCATCTTTACCACCGGAGACATGATCAGCTCCGATGCCAGAGAGTTCCTTAAAGCGACCGGAGCCACCTGTGTTCCCAAGCCCTTTGATACCGCCGGGCTGAAGAAAGAGATAAACCAGATATTGGACAACAGGAGTAGGGGATATGATAGTGACCAGGGAAATTACTCTCAATACCAGAGGTGA
- a CDS encoding secondary thiamine-phosphate synthase enzyme YjbQ: MTREITLNTRGECDIIDITPDIEQELARAGVANGIVTIFIAGSTAGLTTIEFESGVLADLQDMWQRIVPKDIAYAHDRRWGDGNGYSHVRASLQGASLTVPFSNKRLVVGTWQQIVLIDFDNRPRSRRVILQIMGE, from the coding sequence GTGACCAGGGAAATTACTCTCAATACCAGAGGTGAGTGTGATATTATCGATATCACACCCGACATAGAGCAGGAATTAGCCAGGGCCGGGGTAGCTAACGGCATTGTCACGATATTTATCGCCGGTTCAACGGCCGGCCTAACCACCATCGAGTTCGAATCCGGAGTACTGGCCGATCTGCAGGATATGTGGCAGCGAATTGTCCCTAAAGATATTGCCTACGCCCATGACCGTCGCTGGGGCGACGGCAACGGTTACTCACACGTCCGTGCTTCACTACAGGGGGCCTCGCTGACAGTACCTTTCAGCAATAAGAGACTAGTGGTGGGTACCTGGCAGCAGATAGTCCTGATCGATTTCGATAACCGGCCCCGCTCGAGACGGGTGATACTGCAGATCATGGGTGAGTGA
- a CDS encoding peptidylprolyl isomerase, whose product MAKKKEEKHERGFTRHQLARWQQQKKRQRIFLILGLAVIAVVGGVIGSGWYRNEYRPMQEVVIKVNETEFDMGYYVDTLKTSGKLYQQIYGESQYLFYMQSVADQAITGIQQRELIRQGAMALGIVVSDSEVSKELKGNDPPLGNEYRDLVRGDMLRSRLLDEYFEKEVPQFADQRQVIAMFLESESRAAMVRKMLEAGEDFAELAGDFSLDSLNLTEDDQAGWYPAEILSEGLGLGVVEDYVFAAGVGLSGPVYDDTRTKDFGYWLVKLVEKDEDEQGELFNVQVMLLGSEEEARGVIDRLELGVSGDFGEIAGELSQDAASKEDGGDLGWLDPDEIAEPFADFVLNAEPGSLSELIKDDTVVTNGGYWLIDVLGIEEGRQISEVDRDFLKSMALDEWISSLWDDPETVVESYLDAEKITWAIDRAVGS is encoded by the coding sequence TTGGCTAAGAAAAAGGAAGAGAAACACGAGCGTGGGTTTACCCGACACCAGCTTGCCCGGTGGCAGCAGCAGAAGAAGCGGCAGCGCATTTTTCTCATCTTGGGGCTTGCTGTTATTGCTGTCGTCGGCGGCGTTATCGGGTCTGGCTGGTATCGTAATGAGTACCGGCCGATGCAGGAGGTTGTGATTAAGGTAAACGAGACTGAGTTCGATATGGGCTATTACGTTGATACGCTAAAGACCAGCGGTAAGCTGTATCAGCAGATCTACGGGGAGAGCCAGTACCTCTTCTATATGCAGTCCGTGGCTGACCAGGCGATTACCGGTATTCAGCAGAGGGAGCTAATCAGGCAGGGTGCTATGGCATTAGGTATCGTAGTTAGCGATAGCGAGGTTAGCAAGGAGCTCAAGGGGAATGATCCCCCTCTGGGTAACGAATATCGTGACCTGGTCAGGGGTGATATGTTGCGTAGCAGGTTACTTGACGAATATTTTGAGAAAGAGGTGCCGCAGTTTGCCGATCAGAGACAGGTTATAGCGATGTTTCTCGAGAGTGAGAGCCGGGCAGCTATGGTCAGAAAGATGCTTGAGGCTGGAGAAGATTTTGCCGAACTGGCCGGTGATTTTTCTCTGGACAGCCTTAACTTGACTGAGGATGACCAGGCCGGTTGGTACCCGGCGGAAATTCTGTCGGAAGGACTGGGGCTTGGCGTGGTTGAGGACTACGTTTTCGCTGCCGGGGTAGGGCTGAGCGGACCGGTTTATGACGACACCAGGACTAAAGACTTCGGCTATTGGCTGGTCAAGCTGGTGGAGAAAGATGAGGATGAGCAGGGCGAACTGTTTAATGTTCAGGTAATGCTGTTGGGCAGTGAGGAAGAGGCGCGGGGAGTGATAGACCGGTTGGAACTCGGGGTTAGTGGTGACTTTGGCGAAATAGCCGGCGAGCTTTCTCAGGATGCTGCCTCGAAAGAAGACGGCGGTGATTTGGGCTGGCTTGATCCTGATGAGATAGCTGAGCCCTTTGCAGATTTTGTTCTGAATGCTGAACCGGGGTCACTGAGTGAGCTGATAAAGGATGATACGGTTGTCACCAACGGTGGCTATTGGCTGATTGATGTCCTGGGTATTGAGGAAGGCAGGCAGATTTCTGAGGTCGACCGGGACTTCCTGAAGAGCATGGCTCTGGATGAGTGGATTTCTTCTTTATGGGATGATCCGGAGACTGTAGTGGAAAGCTACCTGGATGCCGAAAAGATAACCTGGGCGATAGACAGGGCTGTCGGTAGTTGA
- a CDS encoding dihydroorotate dehydrogenase electron transfer subunit, producing MKQPPSTIISSREAMPGTYLLRLRSPCIASGAKPGQFVMVRCGEDNELLLRRPLSIHRIDGDSLALLFNTVGKGTRWLSQRQKDEAIDLLGPLGNGFTIHAESREILLVAGGMGIVPLVYLADIALRQEKRVTLLAGARSAAQFLPEEFLPQGVTLITATEDGTQGYQGYVSELLPDYADSSDQIFACGPTAMYRELAQRKRELGLAGKPVQISLEMRMGCGLGVCYACTVRTRSGLKQVCQDGPVFELDDIIWDGLIPD from the coding sequence CCTGTATAGCCTCCGGAGCTAAGCCGGGGCAGTTTGTGATGGTGCGCTGCGGTGAAGACAATGAGCTACTGCTGCGCCGCCCCCTCAGCATACATCGGATAGACGGCGATAGCCTGGCTCTTTTATTTAACACGGTAGGCAAAGGCACCCGCTGGTTATCTCAACGTCAAAAGGATGAGGCTATAGACCTGCTCGGCCCGCTGGGCAACGGTTTCACCATCCACGCTGAGTCCAGAGAAATCCTGCTGGTAGCAGGCGGTATGGGCATCGTGCCGCTGGTATATCTTGCCGATATAGCACTTCGACAGGAGAAAAGGGTAACCCTGCTCGCCGGAGCCAGGTCTGCCGCCCAGTTTCTCCCCGAGGAATTCCTGCCCCAGGGAGTTACCCTTATCACCGCTACCGAAGACGGTACACAGGGTTATCAAGGATACGTCTCGGAACTGCTGCCGGACTACGCTGACAGCTCCGACCAGATCTTTGCCTGCGGGCCCACCGCAATGTACCGTGAACTGGCGCAGAGAAAGCGAGAGCTCGGCCTCGCAGGGAAGCCGGTACAGATCTCCTTGGAGATGAGGATGGGCTGCGGGCTTGGGGTCTGCTACGCCTGCACGGTGAGAACCAGAAGCGGACTGAAGCAGGTATGCCAGGACGGCCCCGTATTTGAGCTGGATGACATCATCTGGGACGGGCTAATTCCGGACTGA
- a CDS encoding UPF0280 family protein: protein MYQPRTYRHWIRDIDLISFSVVVKETDLCIRASTNLKRKAFRLVTKYRSILERHIERHPDFQTSLKPISVESDAPQIVKVMSTSAESAGTGPMAGVAGAIAEFVGTELLPFSPEIIVENGGDIYLKSLKKRLIGIYAGKSPLNGRIGLEIDGADTPLGICTSSGTVGHSFSYGKADAVIVLSKSATLADTAATAIGNLIEQPSDIPRGIETAQRIEGIKGTVIITGSHMGLWGEVKLRQISLQDQSLTE, encoded by the coding sequence ATGTATCAGCCGAGAACCTATCGACACTGGATTAGAGATATAGATCTAATCTCTTTTAGCGTCGTAGTAAAAGAGACGGATTTGTGTATCCGTGCCTCAACCAATCTGAAAAGAAAAGCCTTCAGGCTGGTGACAAAATACCGGAGTATACTGGAAAGGCATATCGAGCGACATCCCGATTTTCAAACCTCCCTTAAACCGATAAGTGTCGAAAGCGACGCCCCACAGATAGTAAAGGTGATGTCAACTTCAGCCGAGAGCGCCGGAACCGGCCCCATGGCAGGAGTAGCCGGCGCCATCGCTGAATTTGTTGGTACCGAACTACTCCCCTTTTCGCCGGAGATAATCGTAGAAAACGGCGGTGATATTTACCTCAAGAGTCTTAAGAAAAGGCTGATCGGGATTTACGCCGGTAAATCGCCTCTGAACGGCAGAATCGGTTTGGAAATCGACGGGGCAGATACCCCCCTGGGAATTTGTACATCGTCGGGAACTGTGGGACACTCCTTCAGTTACGGTAAGGCTGACGCCGTAATAGTACTGTCCAAATCAGCCACTCTGGCTGACACTGCTGCCACTGCCATCGGCAACCTGATTGAGCAACCGAGCGACATACCGAGAGGAATTGAGACGGCTCAACGTATCGAGGGAATAAAAGGGACAGTAATCATCACCGGCAGCCATATGGGTCTCTGGGGCGAAGTAAAACTCCGCCAGATATCCCTGCAAGACCAGAGCCTTACCGAATAA